The Aspergillus nidulans FGSC A4 chromosome VII nucleotide sequence ATCCAATCGCTCGTGATCTCCACGTACCTCAGATTCGGGCAATGGGGGTTCCCGCCTGAGAGCAAGATCGCAAACGCATTGGCCAAGGTCTTCATTTGGGCTCCCTGCATGCCATCAATAATTAGTGTCTCGATTGAAGGGGGTAGCACGTCATCTAGTGTGTTTTTCGATATATTCTCCCAGGCTCCCCACTGTTCCCAGTCCAGAATACTGGTAGACCTTAGCCGGAGTTTCTTGAGAGCAGTAAAGTCCACAAATGACCCGACGTAATCCCAGCCATAGTCGTCACCTTTTAATTCATCATAAGCCAGTACAATTTCCTGCAGGCTGTTCTGATGCTTGCGAAGTGCTGAGTAGAATCGTGATGCATAAATATTCTCGTCCTCTGACTGGTTGGGGTCATTGGAATGCTCGAAAACGAAGGACTCGAGTCTCTTGGGTGCATTAATGAGATCAGAAAATCCCTTTCGAGAACAACTTGATCGAAGGTCGATATGAGTCACGCTGGAGCTGCCAGCATTGCCCTGAATATATCCAGCAACGTCAAACTCGTAATTGTCGTCATCATTGCTATCCGTATCGCGGATCATTTTGCCATGAAACGAGCGCAGTGAGGGAAGTTGGAATATGGGAAGAATATGGTCAGTTCCAATGCCGTCTTGCGCACCCCGCCATTCCACGGTGATTTTTCTGAGCTTCAATAGAGGCATTTTCGACTGGAAGTGCTTGTCCGTGTACGCAATCCTACCCAGCATATTGAGAGTGAGATTTGAAAAATCATGAACCTGCAACCAAAGGCTTTCCAGATTCGGCAAAAGATGCAAaagaagagccagaaaaGCATCATTAGACTCGTAAGTCTGTAATTCCCGTTTCCAGACAGATAAGTTGTCCCCAGGACCAAAGATCGCTACTAAGAGCGCATGGATTGGCTCCTGGTCATAACGCACGCTGGAAGTAGGTCGCCAGCCATTGTGCACACGCAAGGTGTGAACTTCTCGCGCAAATTGTGGATTTGAAATGAATTTATGTACGAGATGACATAGGTGTCCTTTGCGGTGTTTCAACAGGTCAAGCGATTCGAAGACCTTCGGTAGGAGCAGTCGATAAAAGGCATGGCAACAGTAGGCGAGGTAGAGAATATCCAAGTGATCATTCAGGTAACTTGCTATTAGAAGCAGTAGCTCAGCTGGTAGCGTAGAGAACATAATTGTTGCAGAAGGATTGGATTGTGGTCTTGAAGTGGAAGTTTGGATTCCACGATTGTAGCAACGGCCACTCAGGCAGCAATAGGCTGCCAGGACTGCCAACTCATCCCTCTTACGCCCCAAAATAAAAAAGCAAAATGTATTCCAGAGCTTTCTTGGAAATAGATTGTAAGCTTCCCAAAACATCCTCCCTATTGATAATCAAACTCTTTCACTGTGCCGTGCACATCGGCACGCAATTGTGTCCATAGATCGACCAAGATTTATATCGCTGCGTGGAGCAACGTCAGACACCACTCTGATGAAAAGTAAGACTAATTGACTTAACAATGTGACTATAAGAACTACGGGAAGCTAAATAAGCGCTCTACAAAGCTTAACAAATGAGGCCATGATCACCTGCGATTCTCGTCTCTCAGCATCTTtagttgaagctggaggaacaAAAGGACGTGTATAAGAGGggaggaagcgaagggaGAAAATGTGTacaagaaggatatcagGCTCCTCCCCATTCATGTAAAGACCTCTGGATATATTTTATCGGCGATATAGCCTGTCCAGCTGGTTTGTAACTTGCTTTTTTGATCCCTAATGTGTTAGCAACGGCGACCAGCAGTGCACGAAAGCAAGGTTTCCATGGACTAACCTTCTAGCTCAAAGTT carries:
- a CDS encoding uncharacterized protein (transcript_id=CADANIAT00008282); the protein is MAGDLLPAIAYTDKHFQSKMPLLKLRKITVEWRGAQDGIGTDHILPIFQLPSLRSFHGKMIRDTDSNDDDNYEFDVAGYIQGNAGSSSVTHIDLRSSCSRKGFSDLINAPKRLESFVFEHSNDPNQSEDENIYASRFYSALRKHQNSLQEIVLAYDELKGDDYGWDYVGSFVDFTALKKLRLRSTSILDWEQWGAWENISKNTLDDVLPPSIETLIIDGMQGAQMKTLANAFAILLSGGNPHCPNLRYVEITSDWMSEQQSTEVSNLRPRPIPDMLPEYASFKDTIESLCFGAGVEFCLRDLHVERIIRENRRSR